In one window of Brassica rapa cultivar Chiifu-401-42 chromosome A07, CAAS_Brap_v3.01, whole genome shotgun sequence DNA:
- the LOC103831897 gene encoding mitochondrial substrate carrier family protein E, producing MASKDSNREQPPPLSIEIKATQDQFFVWREFVWGGIAGAFGEGMMHPVDTLKTRLQSQIIMNASQRQKSIPQMLRTVWVGDGLKGFYRGIAPGVTGSLATGATYFGVIESTKKWIEETHPNLGGHWVHFIAGAIGDTLGSFVYVPCEVIKQRMQIQGTSSSWSSFISRNSVPVKPRGDMYGYYTGMFQAGSSILKEQGPKGLYAGYWSTLARDVPFAGLMVMFYEALKDLTDQGKKKFPQFGVNSSIEGLVLGGLAGGLSAYLTTPLDVVKTRLQVQGTTIKYKGWLDAVGQIWRKEGPEGFFRGSVPRVMWYIPASALTFMAVEFLRESFREKSKNNNSVVSNLSIESKRSSVHEVREN from the exons ATGGCGAGCAAGGATTCGAATCGCGAGCAACCTCCTCCTCTGAGTATCGAAATCAAAGCCACTCAGGATCAATTCTTCG TGTGGAGAGAGTTCGTATGGGGAGGTATAGCTGGAGCTTTTGGCGAAGGGATGATGCATCCCGTAGATACTCTCAAAACCCGACTTCAGAGTCAGATTATCATGAATGCGTCTCAG AGACAGAAGAGCATTCCACAAATGTTAAGGACTGTCTGGGTTGGTGATGGATTGAAAG GCTTTTATAGGGGAATTGCTCCTGGAGTCACTGGATCTCTTGCCACTGGTGCAACCTACTTTGGTGTTATTGAGTCTACAAAGAAATGGATTGAAGAGACTCATCCCAACTTAGGAGGCCACTGGGTACACTTTATTGCAGGAGCTATTG GTGATACACTTGGTTCTTTCGTATATGTTCCCTGTGAAGTAATAAAGCAGCGGATGCAAATTCAAGGGACTAGTAGCTCCTGGAGCTCTTTTATTTCGAGGAACAGCGTTCCAGTGAAACCAAGAGGTGACATGTATGGTTATTATACTGGAATGTTCCAGGCTGGAAGCTCAATATTGAAAGAGCAAGGACCAAAAGGACTGTATGCTGG ATATTGGTCTACACTAGCAAGGGATGTACCTTTTGCTGGCCTCATG GTGATGTTTTATGAAGCATTGAAGGATCTAACAGATCAAGGGAAGAAAAAGTTTCCACAATTTGGAGTCAACAGTTCAATCGAGGGGCTCGTTTTGGGAGGATTAGCTGGTG GACTAAGTGCTTATCTCACAACTCCACTGGATGTTGTTAAAACAAGATTGCAAGTACAAGGAACAACGATCAA GTACAAGGGTTGGCTGGATGCAGTTGGGCAGATATGGAGGAAGGAAGGTCCAGAGGGCTTTTTTAGGGGAAGCGTCCCGAGGGTCATGTGGTATATTCCGGCCTCGGCACTCACCTTCATGGCCGTTGAATTCCTAAGAGAGAGTTTCAGAGAGAAAAGTAAGAATAACAACAGTGTTGTCTCAAACTTGAGCATAGAGAGTAAAAGATCTTCAGTACATGAGGTTAGAGAGAACTAg
- the LOC103831895 gene encoding glycerophosphodiester phosphodiesterase GDPD5, whose translation MILTKCLPLIWLSLVTLCAGRTLYQRPGKGVKDDASKQPIQTSRPYNIAHRGSNGEIPEETKAAYLKAIEEGTDFIETDILSSKDGVLICFHDVILDLTTDVASRKEFAGRNRTYDVQGFKIPGFFTFDFTLKELKTLRTKQRYAFRDQQYNGKYPIITFEEFLAIAQDAPRVVGIYPEIKNPVLMNQHVKWPGGKRFEDKVVETLKKHGYGGAYLSKNWLNKPLFIQSFAPSSLVYISNLTDSPKVLLIDDVIRPTQDTNQTYAEITSDAYFTYIKEYVVGIGPWKDTIVPVTNNYMLTPTDLVKRAHAHKLQVHPYTYRNENQFLHFNFSQDPYKEYEYWIKEIGVDGLFTDFTGSLHNYQEWASPLPETSKSTRQLLSHIASLVRPYAKA comes from the exons ATGATTCTTACAA aGTGCTTGCCATTGATATGGCTATCTCTAGTCACTCTGTGTGCTGGGAGAACATTATACCAACGCCCTGGTAAAGGAGTCAAAGATGATGCTTCTAAGCAGCCGATTCAGACATCACGTCCTTATAACATCGCACACAGAGGTTCCAACGGAGAGATCCCAGAAGAAACTAAAGCTGCATACTTG AAAGCAATTGAAGAAGGTACAGACTTCATAGAAACAGATATCTTATCATCCAAAGATGGTGTACTTATCTGTTTCCATGATGTTATCCTTGACTTAACAACCGATGTTGCGAGTCGCAAGGAGTTTGCTGGTCGTAATAGGACATATGATGTCCAAGGTTTCAAGATCCCTGGCTTTTTCACTT TTGATTTTACTCTCAAAGAACTAAAGACACTACGGACAAAACAGAGATATGCTTTTCGAGACCAGCAATACAACG GAAAGTACCCCATCATCACATTTGAAGAGTTCCTTGCCATTGCTCAGGATGCTCCAAGAGTTGTGGGGATCTATCCTGAGATTAAGAATCCAGTTTTAATGAACCAACAT GTCAAGTGGCCTGGTGGTAAGAGATTTGAGGATAAAGTTGTGGAGACGCTTAAGAAGCATGGGTACGGAGGCGCATATTTATCCAAGAATTGGTTGAACAAACCGTTGTTTATTCAGTCATTCGCCCCATCTTCACTCGTGTACATATCAAACTTGACAGACTCACCAAAAGTCTTATTAATAGATGATGTTATCAGGCCAACTCAAGATACTAACCAG ACATACGCAGAGATCACATCAGATGCTTATTTCACCTACATCAAAGAGTATGTGGTTGGTATTGGACCATGGAAGGATACAATAGTTCCAGTAACAAACAACTACATGCTAACCCCCACAGATTTGGTCAAAAGAGCTCACGCGCATAAACTACAG GTGCATCCATACACGTACAGGAATGAAAACCAGTTCTTACACTTTAACTTCAGCCAGGATCCATATAAGGAATACGAGTACTGGATCAAAGAGATTGGAGTTGATGGACTCTTTACTGATTTCACCGGTAGCCTCCATAACTATCAAGAGTGGGCATCCCCATTACCTGAAACCTCCAAGTCAACACGTCAGCTTTTGAGTCATATTGCTTCTTTGGTCCGCCCTTATGCAAAGGCTTGA
- the LOC103831892 gene encoding receptor-like protein 14 isoform X2, giving the protein MLRYLYRTHYLTSLLSFFIFFGIKFAMKGKVFLGQYLIWVIVLLGQLHGYKSCIQKERNALLELKQYLISISEEGQSDYVLTTWTNDTKSQCCWWEGVKCSRTSGRVTKIAFGDLFLKESSFFNLSWLHPFEEVQSLDLSECAFSALFDDIEGYKSLSRLRKLEILDLSSNEFNNSIFPFLNAATSLKTLFLGFNKMDGPFPVKELRNLTKLELLDLSGNGYNNSMPEFTHLKMLKALDLSANYFSSSMELQGKFCLSMNYVSAVFCGMKNLQELYLSGNYFSGRLPLCLGGLNNLRVLDLSLNQLSGNLPSSFSRLESLEYLSLSDNNFTGLFSLNLLANLTRLKVFKLSSTSDMLQVDTETTWLPKFQLSIASLPSCGLEKIPNFLMYQKKLHLLDLSSNRISGNIPSWLLANNQELEVLQLQNNSFTVFQIPTTVHSLQFLDISANNINRVLPDDIGHVLPNLKHMNGSHNGFQGNFPSSIGEMKNISFLDLSHNNLSGVLPRPLFTGCYSLHILHLSHNQFGGDVLPRQTNLTSLVVLRMDNNLFTGEIGDGLLTLVNLSVLDMSNNLLRGDVPSLIPNSSDMFMLLLSNNLLEGTLPSSLLANQHLNFLDLSGNLLSGALPSYDSSTYGIKLFLHNNSFTGEIPRTLLENAEILDLRNNKLSGSIPKFVNTMDMRIFLLKGNKLTGSIPRELCGLKNIGLLDLSNNKLSGNIPSCLYNLSFGSGEYEQVRNGASEAYGFVPSLQFELYRTTFLVDEFKIDYETYMSFEIQFAAKQRYDSYTEESEFSRGTVDFMYGLDLSSNKLSGVIPSELGELSKLRAMNLSRNFLSSSIPDSFSKLKDIESLDLSFNMLHGNIPSQLTNLTSLAVFNVSYNNLSGIIPQGRQFDTFNEKSYIGNPLLCGKPTNMICERNNFQEPDNEMEVEEESTIDMVSFYWSFAAAYVTILIGISSSLSFDSPWSRFWFYIIDAFIHKARNFLW; this is encoded by the exons ATGCTGAGGTATTTGTATCGAACTCACTATCTCACATCACTTTTgagtttctttattttttttggcatcAAATTTGCAATGAAAGGCAAGGTGTTCTTGGGTCAATACTTGATATGGGTGATAGTACTGTTGGGGCAGCTACACGGATATAAAAGCTGTATTCAGAAAGAAAGGAACGCTTTGCTGGAGCTGAAGCAATACCTCATCTCCATTTCTGAAGAAGGACAATCTGATTATGTTCTCACTACTTGGACTAATGACACAAAGAGCCAATGCTGCTGGTGGGAGGGCGTCAAGTGCAGTCGTACAAGCGGACGGGTGACCAAGATTGCTTTTGGTGATTTATTCCTCAAAGAGAGTTCTTTCTTCAATCTTTCTTGGCTGCATCCTTTTGAAGAGGTTCAAAGTCTAGACTTATCCGAGTGCGCTTTCAGTGCCTTGTTTGATGATATAGAAG GTTATAAAAGCTTAAGTAGATTGAGAAAACTGGAGATTCTAGATCTCTCTTCAAATGAATTCAACAACAGCATCTTTCCCTTTCTTAACGCTGCTACATCACTTAAAACTCTGTTTCTTGGGTTCAACAAGATGGATGGCCCTTTTCCTGTTAAAG AACTAAGAAACTTGACAAAATTGGAACTGCTGGATTTGAGTGGAAATGGATATAACAACTCCATGCCAG AGTTTACTCACCTGAAAATGTTGAAAGCTTTGGATCTAAGTGCCAACTATTTTTCTAGCTCAATGGAATTGCAAGGCAAG TTTTGTCTTTCTATGAATTATGTTTCTGCAGTTTTCTGTGGAATGAAGAATCTGCAGGAGCTGTATCTCAGTGGAAATTATTTTTCCGGCCGGCTTCCTCTGTGTTTAGGTGGCTTGAACAATCTACGTGTTCTTGACCTTTCACTAAACCAATTAAGTGGAAATCTACCATCAAGTTTCAGTAGACTCGAGTCCCTCGAATATCTGTCATTATCAGATAACAACTTCACAGGCTTATTCTCACTCAATCTACTCGCCAACCTCACAAGGCTCAAGGTGTTCAAACTTTCATCAACATCCGATATGTTACAAGTAGATACAGAAACTACTTGGCTGCCAAAATTTCAACTAAGTATTGCTTCTCTACCGTCCTGCGGCTTGGAGAAGATCCCAAACTTTCTTATGTACCAGAAGAAGCTGCATCTACTTGATCTATCCAGCAACAGAATATCCGGAAACATTCCTTCCTGGCTCTTGGCGAATAATCAAGAACTTGAAGTTCTACAGTTGCAGAATAACTCATTCACTGTCTTCCAGATTCCTACAACAGTCCATAGCTTGCAGTTCTTGGATATTTCAGCTAATAATATCAACAGAGTGCTCCCTGATGATATTGGACATGTGCTTCCAAATCTGAAACATATGAATGGCTCTCATAATGGTTTCCAAGGTAACTTTCCATCGTCTATAGGTGAGATGAAGAACATATCGTTCCTGGACCTGTCTCATAACAATCTCTCAGGAGTTCTACCTAGACCCTTATTCACAGGATGTTATTCATTACATATCCTGCACCTCTCTCACAACCAGTTTGGTGGTGATGTTCTTCCAAGACAGACTAACCTAACATCATTGGTCGTGTTAAGGATGGATAACAACTTATTCACAGGGGAGATCGGAGATGGTTTGCTTACCTTGGTTAACTTGTCAGTACTTGACATGTCAAACAATCTTCTCAGAGGTGATGTTCCAAGTTTGATACCAAACTCATCTGATATGTTTATGTTATTGTTATCAAACAACCTCTTAGAAGGTACGTTACCGTCTTCTCTGCTGGCTAATCAACACCTCAACTTTCTTGACCTCTCTGGGAACTTATTATCCGGAGCCTTGCCGTCATATGATAGTTCTACCTACGGGATAAAGTTGTTCCTACATAACAACAGCTTCACAGGGGAGATACCAAGAACATTGTTGGAAAATGCTGAGATACTTGATCTGCGGAACAATAAACTCTCTGGGAGTATCCCAAAGTTTGTCAACACCATGGACATGAGAATATTTTTGTTGAAGGGTAATAAGTTAACAGGTTCTATCCCAAGGGAACTGTGTGGTCTGAAAAACATTGGACTTCTTGATCTTTCGAACAACAAGCTTAGTGGAAACATACCTTCTTGCCTCTATAATCTATCATTTGGATCAGGAGAGTACGAGCAGGTGAGGAATGGAGCCTCTGAGGCATATGGCTTTGTACCGAGCCTTCAGTTTGAACTTTACCGAACCACATTTTTGGTAGATGAGTTCAAGATAGACTATGAAACATACATGAGTTTTGAAATCCAGTTTGCAGCAAAGCAAAGGTATGATTCCTACACTGAAGAATCTGAGTTCAGCAGAGGAACAGTTGATTTTATGTATGGTTTGGATCTGTCTAGCAATAAGTTAAGTGGTGTTATCCCATCAGAGCTTGGAGAACTCTCGAAACTACGAGCCATGAATCTATCTCGCAATTTCTTGTCGAGTTCTATACCAGATAGCTTCTCAAAGCTGAAGGACATTGAGAGCCTTGATCTTTCTTTTAACATGTTACATGGAAACATCCCTAGTCAGTTAACAAATCTTACTTCTCTTGCTGTCTTCAACGTCTCCTACAACAATTTATCAGGTATCATTCCCCAAGGGAGGCAATTCGACACATTCAACGAGAAAAGCTACATAGGCAATCCTCTTCTCTGTGGAAAACCAACCAACATGATCTGTGAGAGAAACAACTTTCAAGAACCAGATAATGAAATGGAAGTAGAGGAGGAGTCCACGATCGACATGGTATCTTTCTACTGGAGTTTTGCTGCAGCTTATGTGACAATACTTATTGGAATATCCTCATCTCTCTCTTTTGATTCTCCTTGGAGTAGATTTTGGTTCTACATCATTGATGCTTTCATCCACAAGGCGAGGAATTTTCTATGGTAA
- the LOC103831892 gene encoding receptor-like protein 14 isoform X1: MLRYLYRTHYLTSLLSFFIFFGIKFAMKGKVFLGQYLIWVIVLLGQLHGYKSCIQKERNALLELKQYLISISEEGQSDYVLTTWTNDTKSQCCWWEGVKCSRTSGRVTKIAFGDLFLKESSFFNLSWLHPFEEVQSLDLSECAFSALFDDIEGYKSLSRLRKLEILDLSSNEFNNSIFPFLNAATSLKTLFLGFNKMDGPFPVKELRNLTKLELLDLSGNGYNNSMPEFTHLKMLKALDLSANYFSSSMELQGKLASFLKSHFLCFYLLFFCGMKNLQELYLSGNYFSGRLPLCLGGLNNLRVLDLSLNQLSGNLPSSFSRLESLEYLSLSDNNFTGLFSLNLLANLTRLKVFKLSSTSDMLQVDTETTWLPKFQLSIASLPSCGLEKIPNFLMYQKKLHLLDLSSNRISGNIPSWLLANNQELEVLQLQNNSFTVFQIPTTVHSLQFLDISANNINRVLPDDIGHVLPNLKHMNGSHNGFQGNFPSSIGEMKNISFLDLSHNNLSGVLPRPLFTGCYSLHILHLSHNQFGGDVLPRQTNLTSLVVLRMDNNLFTGEIGDGLLTLVNLSVLDMSNNLLRGDVPSLIPNSSDMFMLLLSNNLLEGTLPSSLLANQHLNFLDLSGNLLSGALPSYDSSTYGIKLFLHNNSFTGEIPRTLLENAEILDLRNNKLSGSIPKFVNTMDMRIFLLKGNKLTGSIPRELCGLKNIGLLDLSNNKLSGNIPSCLYNLSFGSGEYEQVRNGASEAYGFVPSLQFELYRTTFLVDEFKIDYETYMSFEIQFAAKQRYDSYTEESEFSRGTVDFMYGLDLSSNKLSGVIPSELGELSKLRAMNLSRNFLSSSIPDSFSKLKDIESLDLSFNMLHGNIPSQLTNLTSLAVFNVSYNNLSGIIPQGRQFDTFNEKSYIGNPLLCGKPTNMICERNNFQEPDNEMEVEEESTIDMVSFYWSFAAAYVTILIGISSSLSFDSPWSRFWFYIIDAFIHKARNFLW, encoded by the exons ATGCTGAGGTATTTGTATCGAACTCACTATCTCACATCACTTTTgagtttctttattttttttggcatcAAATTTGCAATGAAAGGCAAGGTGTTCTTGGGTCAATACTTGATATGGGTGATAGTACTGTTGGGGCAGCTACACGGATATAAAAGCTGTATTCAGAAAGAAAGGAACGCTTTGCTGGAGCTGAAGCAATACCTCATCTCCATTTCTGAAGAAGGACAATCTGATTATGTTCTCACTACTTGGACTAATGACACAAAGAGCCAATGCTGCTGGTGGGAGGGCGTCAAGTGCAGTCGTACAAGCGGACGGGTGACCAAGATTGCTTTTGGTGATTTATTCCTCAAAGAGAGTTCTTTCTTCAATCTTTCTTGGCTGCATCCTTTTGAAGAGGTTCAAAGTCTAGACTTATCCGAGTGCGCTTTCAGTGCCTTGTTTGATGATATAGAAG GTTATAAAAGCTTAAGTAGATTGAGAAAACTGGAGATTCTAGATCTCTCTTCAAATGAATTCAACAACAGCATCTTTCCCTTTCTTAACGCTGCTACATCACTTAAAACTCTGTTTCTTGGGTTCAACAAGATGGATGGCCCTTTTCCTGTTAAAG AACTAAGAAACTTGACAAAATTGGAACTGCTGGATTTGAGTGGAAATGGATATAACAACTCCATGCCAG AGTTTACTCACCTGAAAATGTTGAAAGCTTTGGATCTAAGTGCCAACTATTTTTCTAGCTCAATGGAATTGCAAGGCAAGCTAGCTAGCTTTTTAAAATCTCACTTTCTTTGCTTTTATCTACTTT TTTTCTGTGGAATGAAGAATCTGCAGGAGCTGTATCTCAGTGGAAATTATTTTTCCGGCCGGCTTCCTCTGTGTTTAGGTGGCTTGAACAATCTACGTGTTCTTGACCTTTCACTAAACCAATTAAGTGGAAATCTACCATCAAGTTTCAGTAGACTCGAGTCCCTCGAATATCTGTCATTATCAGATAACAACTTCACAGGCTTATTCTCACTCAATCTACTCGCCAACCTCACAAGGCTCAAGGTGTTCAAACTTTCATCAACATCCGATATGTTACAAGTAGATACAGAAACTACTTGGCTGCCAAAATTTCAACTAAGTATTGCTTCTCTACCGTCCTGCGGCTTGGAGAAGATCCCAAACTTTCTTATGTACCAGAAGAAGCTGCATCTACTTGATCTATCCAGCAACAGAATATCCGGAAACATTCCTTCCTGGCTCTTGGCGAATAATCAAGAACTTGAAGTTCTACAGTTGCAGAATAACTCATTCACTGTCTTCCAGATTCCTACAACAGTCCATAGCTTGCAGTTCTTGGATATTTCAGCTAATAATATCAACAGAGTGCTCCCTGATGATATTGGACATGTGCTTCCAAATCTGAAACATATGAATGGCTCTCATAATGGTTTCCAAGGTAACTTTCCATCGTCTATAGGTGAGATGAAGAACATATCGTTCCTGGACCTGTCTCATAACAATCTCTCAGGAGTTCTACCTAGACCCTTATTCACAGGATGTTATTCATTACATATCCTGCACCTCTCTCACAACCAGTTTGGTGGTGATGTTCTTCCAAGACAGACTAACCTAACATCATTGGTCGTGTTAAGGATGGATAACAACTTATTCACAGGGGAGATCGGAGATGGTTTGCTTACCTTGGTTAACTTGTCAGTACTTGACATGTCAAACAATCTTCTCAGAGGTGATGTTCCAAGTTTGATACCAAACTCATCTGATATGTTTATGTTATTGTTATCAAACAACCTCTTAGAAGGTACGTTACCGTCTTCTCTGCTGGCTAATCAACACCTCAACTTTCTTGACCTCTCTGGGAACTTATTATCCGGAGCCTTGCCGTCATATGATAGTTCTACCTACGGGATAAAGTTGTTCCTACATAACAACAGCTTCACAGGGGAGATACCAAGAACATTGTTGGAAAATGCTGAGATACTTGATCTGCGGAACAATAAACTCTCTGGGAGTATCCCAAAGTTTGTCAACACCATGGACATGAGAATATTTTTGTTGAAGGGTAATAAGTTAACAGGTTCTATCCCAAGGGAACTGTGTGGTCTGAAAAACATTGGACTTCTTGATCTTTCGAACAACAAGCTTAGTGGAAACATACCTTCTTGCCTCTATAATCTATCATTTGGATCAGGAGAGTACGAGCAGGTGAGGAATGGAGCCTCTGAGGCATATGGCTTTGTACCGAGCCTTCAGTTTGAACTTTACCGAACCACATTTTTGGTAGATGAGTTCAAGATAGACTATGAAACATACATGAGTTTTGAAATCCAGTTTGCAGCAAAGCAAAGGTATGATTCCTACACTGAAGAATCTGAGTTCAGCAGAGGAACAGTTGATTTTATGTATGGTTTGGATCTGTCTAGCAATAAGTTAAGTGGTGTTATCCCATCAGAGCTTGGAGAACTCTCGAAACTACGAGCCATGAATCTATCTCGCAATTTCTTGTCGAGTTCTATACCAGATAGCTTCTCAAAGCTGAAGGACATTGAGAGCCTTGATCTTTCTTTTAACATGTTACATGGAAACATCCCTAGTCAGTTAACAAATCTTACTTCTCTTGCTGTCTTCAACGTCTCCTACAACAATTTATCAGGTATCATTCCCCAAGGGAGGCAATTCGACACATTCAACGAGAAAAGCTACATAGGCAATCCTCTTCTCTGTGGAAAACCAACCAACATGATCTGTGAGAGAAACAACTTTCAAGAACCAGATAATGAAATGGAAGTAGAGGAGGAGTCCACGATCGACATGGTATCTTTCTACTGGAGTTTTGCTGCAGCTTATGTGACAATACTTATTGGAATATCCTCATCTCTCTCTTTTGATTCTCCTTGGAGTAGATTTTGGTTCTACATCATTGATGCTTTCATCCACAAGGCGAGGAATTTTCTATGGTAA
- the LOC103831896 gene encoding glycine-rich RNA-binding protein 5, mitochondrial: MAFLSKVGKIFRQTSAHVTASNSMLQSIRCMSSSKIFVGGISYSTDEFGLREAFSKYGEVVDAKIIVDRETGRSRGFAFVTFTSTEEASNAMQLDGQDLHGRRIRVNYATERGSGFGGRGFGGPGGGNAGGYGAPSGGYGGGGGYGGGAGGYGAPAGGYGGGGYNAPGGGYGGGSSYGGNAAGGGYGGNSPYGGNAGGGGGYGVAGGVGGSDNFAQGSSSNAGFDDKFSSSETLGNDTDHQLESAGGEQFGGSDNQFGDSENGQTEIGGPDGFDQTDDGDVAKKA, from the exons ATGGCTTTCTTAAGTAAAGTTGGAAAGATATTTAGGCAGACCAGCGCCCATGTCACTGCCTCTAACTCGATGCTACAGAGCATCCGTTGCATGTCTTCCTCTAAAATCTTTGTTGGAG GTATCTCCTACAGCACTGACGAGTTTGGCTTAAGAGAAGCTTTTAGCAAATATGGAGAAGTCGTTGACG CGAAAATCATTGTGGACCGTGAAACTGGTAGGTCAAGGGGCTTTGCTTTCGTCACGTTTACTTCTACCGAAGAGGCTAGCAATGCCATGCAATTGGATGGACAg GACCTTCATGGTCGAAGAATTAGGGTGAACTACGCAACTGAAAGAGGAAGTGGATTTGGAGGAAGAGGATTCGGTGGTCCTGGTGGTGGCAATGCCGGTGGTTACGGTGCTCCATCTGGTGGTtatggaggtggtggtggctACGGAGGAGGTGCTGGTGGTTACGGTGCTCCAGCTGGTGGTTATGGAGGCGGTGGTTACAATGCTCCAGGTGGTGGTTACGGAGGTGGCTCATCTTACGGTGGAAATGCTGCTGGTGGCGGTTATGGAGGTAACTCTCCTTATGGTGGCAAtgccggtggtggtggtggatatGGCGTTGCTGGGGGTGTTGGTGGAAGTGACAACTTTGCTCAAGGCAGTTCCTCTAATGCTGGCTTTGATGACAAGTTTAGCAGCAGCGAAACACTAGGCAATGACACTGATCATCAGCTTGAAAGCGCAGGAGGTGAGCAGTTTGGTGGAAGTGACAATCAGTTTGGTGACTCAGAGAACGGTCAAACAGAGATTGGCGGCCCAGACGGGTTTGATCAGACTGACGATGGCGATGTTGCCAAGAAAGCTTAG
- the LOC103831893 gene encoding uncharacterized protein DDB_G0271670, with translation METSQEHNFFQPNDQTVRLSSSSSSSSSSSCSSIEAEPRPDENINYNQSPPTQIMERTTTTSTPTTPPYRIPSHVFARTPSTAPAEWSTLSNESLFSIRMGNNSFNANDYFKSGELTFPQPPSPRTPHLPSPLPSPRQNTNQGGGGGGGGGGGGGGGGVVEEAKTPVDVGKKAAETEKASPASKEEEQKSASSIREFIMANEAANKDNNSNNNKSNKLDRSISRRSENLSVKSFAFPILGNADKGGLQSSTPQKKQTKPSQPETPKSSSESEGDEGLKKEEAPKAEAAPNRTPKWLLSCFPCCTTCCV, from the exons ATGGAAACGTCACAAGAGCACAACTTCTTTCAACCCAACGATCAAACCGTACGGctctcttcgtcttcttcttcttcttcctcttcttcttgttcttcaatAGAAGCTGAACCAAGACCTGACGAGAACATAAACTATAACCAATCTCCTCCAACGCAAATAATGGAGAGAACCACAACGACCTCGACACCTACTACACCTCCTTACAGAATCCCTTCACACGTTTTCGCAAGAACGCCCTCTACAGCTCCAGCTGAATGGAGCACTCTCTCCAACGAGTCTCTCTTCAGCATCCGCATGGGTAACAACAGCTTCAACGCTAACGATTACTTTAAATCGGGAGAGCTCACGTTTCCTCAGCCTCCTTCACCAAGAACTCCTCATTTGCCTTCTCCGTTACCTTCTCCGCGTCAAAATACAAACCAaggaggcggaggaggaggaggaggaggaggaggaggaggaggaggcggaGTTGTGGAGGAGGCGAAAACTCCGGTGGATGTAGGCAAGAAAGCAGCTGAAACAGAGAAAGCGTCTCCCGCAAGTAAAGAGGAAGAACAAAAGTCTGCATCAAGTATAAGAGAGTTTATCATGGCTAATGAAGCTGCTAATAAagacaacaacagcaacaacaacaaaagcaaTAAACTAGATCGTTCTATTTCTCGTCGGTCGGAAAACTTAAGCGTCAAGTCTTTTGCTTTCCCAAT ATTGGGGAATGCAGATAAAGGTGGACTACAAAGCTCAACGCCGCAAAAGAAACAAACGAAGCCGTCACAGCCAGAGACACCGAAGAGTTCCTCTGAGTCTGAAGGAGATGAAGGGTTGAAGAAAGAGGAAGCTCCTAAAGCAGAAGCAGCCCCTAACCGCACCCCTAAGTGGTTGTTATCTTGCTTCCCTTGCTGCACAACTTGCTGTGTCTAA